From the genome of Triticum aestivum cultivar Chinese Spring chromosome 3B, IWGSC CS RefSeq v2.1, whole genome shotgun sequence, one region includes:
- the LOC123071129 gene encoding L-2-hydroxyglutarate dehydrogenase, mitochondrial isoform X1: MLPLRRLSRACRRRGLAQFAAGIPREAADAVVVGAGAVGLAVARALAMAGREVVVVEAASSFGTGTSSRNSEVIHAGIYYPPRSLKANLCVRGREMLYKYCTERAIPHKRLGKLIVATGVAETAKLDMLLKSAKDNGVDDLQMMEGSQAMEMEPELRCLKALLSPSTGIVDSHSFMLSLLADAENLGATTSYNTAVLSGRVGDEGLELHISESKELENHSIGSPVLPQIVLLPKLLINAAGLSAIPLAKRLDGLDQAFVPPAYYARGCYFTLSQTKSPFSHLIYPLPEDGGIGVHVTLDLNGLVKFGPDVEWLDGKMDDMSCFLNRFDYSVNPTRCSGFYSVIRKYFPNLKDGSLEPGYSGIRPKLSGPGQRPSDFVIQGEEVHGIPGLVNLFGIESPGLTSSLAIAEHIVSRSTARGRRQGAAHRS; encoded by the exons ATGCTTCCGCTGCGGCGCTTGTCGCGGGCCTGCCGCCGGCGAGGTCTCGCCCAGTTCGCCGCCGGAATCCCCCGGGAGGCGGCGGACGCGGTCGTGGTGGGCGCCGGCGCGGTCGGCCTCGCGGTGGCGCGCGCGCTGGCCATGGCCGGGCgcgaggtggtggtggtcgaggcGGCCTCCAGCTTCGGCACCGGCACCAGCTCCCGCAACAGCGAGGTCATCCACGCCGGCATCTACTACCCTCCCCGCAGCCTCAAG GCTAATCTTTGTGTAAGAGGAAGGGAAATGCTCTACAAGTACTGCACAGAACGAGCAATCCCCCATAAACGGCTCGGCAAACTTATCGTTGCTACTGGTGTTGCAGAGACTGCAAAGCTGGACATGCTCCTCAAGAGTGCTAAAGACAATGGGGTGGATGATCTTCAGATGATGGAAGGTTCTCAGGCCATGGAGATGGAACCTGAACTTCGTTGTTTGAAAGCTTTGCTATCACCTAGTACTGGGATTGTTGACTCACATTCATTCATGCTCTCCCTTTTG GCTGATGCTGAAAATCTAGGCGCAACCACATCATATAACACAGCAGTCCTTAGTGGGCGTGTTGGAGATGAAGGGCTCGAGCTTCATATTTCTGAAAGCAAAGAGCTGGAGAACCATTCTATAGGCTCTCCTGTACTCCCACAGATTGTTTTGCTTCCAAAACTTCTGATAAATGCAGCAGGTTTGAGTGCAATTCCACTTGCCAAAAGACTTGATGGCCTTGACCAAGCATTTGTGCCCCCGGCTTACTATGCCCGTGGATGTTACTTCACCCTCTCACAAACCAAGAGTCCTTTCAGCCACTTAATATACCCTCTACCAGAGGATGGTGGCATAGGGGTCCATGTCACACTAGACTTAAATGGCCTTGTTAAATTTGGACCAGATGTTGAATGGTTAGATGGTAAAATGGATGACATGTCATGTTTCCTGAATAG ATTTGATTACTCGGTGAACCCCACCCGATGTTCTGGATTTTACTCTGTGATAAGGAAGTACTTTCCAAATCTCAAGGATGGTTCTTTGGAGCCTGGTTATTCTGGGATCCGACCAAAGCTTTCTGGCCCGGGACAGCGCCCTTCGGATTTTGTTATTCAG GGGGAGGAAGTCCACGGTATTCCTGGGCTGGTTAACTTGTTTGGTATAGAATCCCCTGGTTTGACATCAAGCTTGGCAATTGCAGAACACATTGTTTCAAG GTCTACAGCAAGGGGACGACGCCAGGGAGCTGCGCACAGGAGCTGA
- the LOC123071129 gene encoding L-2-hydroxyglutarate dehydrogenase, mitochondrial isoform X2 — protein sequence MLPLRRLSRACRRRGLAQFAAGIPREAADAVVVGAGAVGLAVARALAMAGREVVVVEAASSFGTGTSSRNSEVIHAGIYYPPRSLKANLCVRGREMLYKYCTERAIPHKRLGKLIVATGVAETAKLDMLLKSAKDNGVDDLQMMEGSQAMEMEPELRCLKALLSPSTGIVDSHSFMLSLLADAENLGATTSYNTAVLSGRVGDEGLELHISESKELENHSIGSPVLPQIVLLPKLLINAAGLSAIPLAKRLDGLDQAFVPPAYYARGCYFTLSQTKSPFSHLIYPLPEDGGIGVHVTLDLNGLVKFGPDVEWLDGKMDDMSCFLNRFDYSVNPTRCSGFYSVIRKYFPNLKDGSLEPGYSGIRPKLSGPGQRPSDFVIQGEEVHGIPGLVNLFGIESPGLTSSLAIAEHIVSSRMNPGRLEAIM from the exons ATGCTTCCGCTGCGGCGCTTGTCGCGGGCCTGCCGCCGGCGAGGTCTCGCCCAGTTCGCCGCCGGAATCCCCCGGGAGGCGGCGGACGCGGTCGTGGTGGGCGCCGGCGCGGTCGGCCTCGCGGTGGCGCGCGCGCTGGCCATGGCCGGGCgcgaggtggtggtggtcgaggcGGCCTCCAGCTTCGGCACCGGCACCAGCTCCCGCAACAGCGAGGTCATCCACGCCGGCATCTACTACCCTCCCCGCAGCCTCAAG GCTAATCTTTGTGTAAGAGGAAGGGAAATGCTCTACAAGTACTGCACAGAACGAGCAATCCCCCATAAACGGCTCGGCAAACTTATCGTTGCTACTGGTGTTGCAGAGACTGCAAAGCTGGACATGCTCCTCAAGAGTGCTAAAGACAATGGGGTGGATGATCTTCAGATGATGGAAGGTTCTCAGGCCATGGAGATGGAACCTGAACTTCGTTGTTTGAAAGCTTTGCTATCACCTAGTACTGGGATTGTTGACTCACATTCATTCATGCTCTCCCTTTTG GCTGATGCTGAAAATCTAGGCGCAACCACATCATATAACACAGCAGTCCTTAGTGGGCGTGTTGGAGATGAAGGGCTCGAGCTTCATATTTCTGAAAGCAAAGAGCTGGAGAACCATTCTATAGGCTCTCCTGTACTCCCACAGATTGTTTTGCTTCCAAAACTTCTGATAAATGCAGCAGGTTTGAGTGCAATTCCACTTGCCAAAAGACTTGATGGCCTTGACCAAGCATTTGTGCCCCCGGCTTACTATGCCCGTGGATGTTACTTCACCCTCTCACAAACCAAGAGTCCTTTCAGCCACTTAATATACCCTCTACCAGAGGATGGTGGCATAGGGGTCCATGTCACACTAGACTTAAATGGCCTTGTTAAATTTGGACCAGATGTTGAATGGTTAGATGGTAAAATGGATGACATGTCATGTTTCCTGAATAG ATTTGATTACTCGGTGAACCCCACCCGATGTTCTGGATTTTACTCTGTGATAAGGAAGTACTTTCCAAATCTCAAGGATGGTTCTTTGGAGCCTGGTTATTCTGGGATCCGACCAAAGCTTTCTGGCCCGGGACAGCGCCCTTCGGATTTTGTTATTCAG GGGGAGGAAGTCCACGGTATTCCTGGGCTGGTTAACTTGTTTGGTATAGAATCCCCTGGTTTGACATCAAGCTTGGCAATTGCAGAACACATTGTTTCAAG CAGGATGAACCCAGGACGTCTGGAGGCTATCATGTGA